One part of the Nitrospira sp. genome encodes these proteins:
- a CDS encoding type II toxin-antitoxin system HicB family antitoxin, which produces MGSRSYTAIVEKEGSGFVSLCLELDVASQGETVESATANLKEAVELFLECADPAEIERRLHTEVFVTRFEAAHG; this is translated from the coding sequence ATGGGATCTCGAAGCTACACCGCGATTGTTGAAAAAGAAGGCAGCGGGTTTGTCTCGCTCTGCCTGGAACTTGACGTGGCGAGCCAGGGAGAGACGGTGGAGTCAGCCACCGCCAATCTCAAAGAGGCCGTGGAACTGTTTCTGGAGTGTGCCGATCCTGCTGAAATCGAACGTCGCCTTCACACGGAAGTCTTCGTCACCCGCTTTGAAGCGGCGCATGGGTAA